In Arthrobacter ramosus, one DNA window encodes the following:
- a CDS encoding glycoside hydrolase family 68 protein: protein MKSHSNSNRPRRRLRAAAAFAAAASVAATVLMASPAAQANLPADKPATTMPAPTPGFPLPTVHTQEAFDPAANFTSKWTRADAKQIMAQSNPNVTPGQNSMSPNVTMPEIPKDFPAMNDDVWVWDTWSLTDQNANQISYKGWDVIFSLVADRHAGYGFDQRHWNARIGYFFRKTNADPAKDKWNYGGHLFLDNTSIGNTEWSGSTRLMQGDHVNVFYTATTFYDRAERNAGGGGIAPDAVIAKALGNIHADKNGVTFDGFQHTKLLEPDGKLYQNKAQNAGFAFRDPYTFEDPAHPGQTFMVFEGNTAGNRGAYKCTDSDLGYRPGDPHAENTNTVNTTTGSWFQTASVGLAVADNKDLTQWHFLPPILSANCVNDQTERPQIFIQNENGQNKYYLFTISHQFTYADGMRGPDGVYGFVGNGVRSDFQPVNNSGLALGSPTDLNLAANNPSGNQSAQQNGRQFQAYSHYVQPGGLVQSFIDNVDGVRGGSLSPTVKINFAGGVTQVDRSFGKNGLGPFGYLPTNVRVGGEGLYK from the coding sequence ATGAAATCTCACTCAAACTCCAACAGGCCACGCCGCCGTCTGCGGGCGGCAGCCGCTTTTGCGGCCGCTGCCAGCGTGGCTGCCACGGTCCTCATGGCATCACCGGCAGCCCAGGCAAACCTGCCTGCCGACAAGCCGGCCACCACGATGCCGGCCCCCACGCCGGGATTCCCGCTGCCGACGGTCCACACACAGGAAGCCTTTGATCCCGCAGCAAACTTCACGTCCAAGTGGACGCGGGCGGATGCCAAGCAGATCATGGCCCAAAGCAACCCGAACGTTACCCCCGGCCAGAACTCCATGAGCCCCAACGTCACCATGCCGGAGATCCCCAAGGACTTCCCGGCCATGAACGACGACGTCTGGGTCTGGGACACCTGGTCCCTGACCGACCAGAACGCCAACCAGATCAGCTACAAGGGCTGGGACGTCATCTTCTCCCTCGTCGCCGACCGGCACGCGGGTTACGGCTTCGACCAGCGCCACTGGAACGCCCGCATCGGCTACTTCTTCCGCAAGACCAACGCCGACCCCGCGAAGGACAAGTGGAACTACGGCGGACACTTGTTCCTGGACAACACCTCCATCGGCAACACCGAATGGTCCGGCTCCACGCGCCTCATGCAGGGCGACCACGTCAACGTGTTCTACACCGCCACCACGTTCTACGACCGTGCAGAGCGCAACGCGGGCGGCGGCGGGATCGCTCCGGATGCAGTCATCGCCAAGGCCCTCGGCAACATCCACGCCGACAAGAACGGCGTCACCTTCGACGGCTTCCAGCACACGAAGCTGCTCGAGCCGGACGGCAAGCTGTACCAGAACAAGGCCCAGAACGCCGGCTTCGCCTTCCGCGACCCGTACACCTTCGAAGACCCGGCCCACCCGGGCCAGACCTTCATGGTCTTTGAAGGCAACACTGCCGGAAACCGCGGCGCTTACAAGTGCACGGATTCTGACCTTGGCTACCGCCCTGGTGATCCCCACGCCGAAAACACCAATACGGTCAACACCACCACCGGCTCCTGGTTCCAGACCGCGAGCGTCGGCCTGGCTGTCGCAGACAACAAGGACTTGACCCAGTGGCACTTCCTGCCGCCGATCCTGTCCGCCAACTGCGTCAACGACCAGACCGAGCGCCCACAGATCTTCATCCAGAATGAAAACGGCCAGAACAAGTACTACCTGTTCACCATCAGCCACCAGTTCACCTATGCCGATGGCATGCGTGGTCCCGACGGCGTCTACGGCTTTGTTGGGAACGGCGTCCGTTCGGACTTCCAGCCCGTGAACAACTCGGGCCTCGCGCTCGGCTCGCCGACCGACTTGAACCTCGCGGCGAACAACCCGAGCGGGAACCAGTCGGCACAGCAGAACGGTCGTCAGTTCCAGGCGTACTCGCACTACGTGCAGCCCGGCGGCTTGGTGCAGTCATTCATCGACAATGTCGACGGAGTC